In the Dolichospermum flos-aquae CCAP 1403/13F genome, AAGTTGACAGTGCCTCCTGCTCGTGCTAATGCGTCTGACTCTTTAGGAAAATTGCGAGGAACTTCTGTTTCTCCAGCTTTACCACCTATAGCAGCAGTGGATATACACTTGCCTCAAACCACTGAAGACAATCCCAGTTTCCCCTCTAATTCTGCCGCTACAGGCTACATTTGGCCAGCTAAGGGAGTTCTGACCTCTGGCTATGGCTGGCGCTGGGGAAGAATGCACAGAGGGATTGATATTGCCAACTCAACAGGCACACCCATTTATGCTGCATCTGCTGGTACAGTCGAGAAGGCTGGCTGGAATAGCGGTGGTTACGGTAACGTTGTGGATATCCGCCATGAGGATGGTAGTTTAACTCGCTATGGACACAATAGCCGGATTTTGGTGCAACCTGGTCAACGAGTGCAACAAGGTCAGACAATTGCGGCTATGGGTAGCACTGGTTTTAGCACTGGTCCTCACACTCATTTTGAAGTTCATCCATCTGGCAAGGGTGCTGTTAACCCTATCGCTTTCTTACCAAATCGGATTTAATTGCAGATAATCTGGAATTAAGTGATTCTCTGGTTAATGGAGGGAGGTAAACTCCCTCTTTTTATTTTTGGGGCAAAAATTTGGAAATTGATAGTTGTCAGATGCAAATTTCTATGCTATCTTAATATAAGTTGATAAAACAACGTGGCTCAGTAGCTCAGTTGGTTAGAGTACGGGACTCATAAGCCTGGGGTCGTCAGTTCAAATCTGACCTGAGCCATTAAAAACAATTTGATATACAAGAGTTTCAGCCTTCAGTCATTTATATCACTGAGGCTGAACATTTGTTTGAAGGCTTTCCTGACTACATTACCCGCAAACCTAAAATTATCAAATCTCGTTCCACTCCGTCCAAATCAGCAATTTTCGGTAAATTCCCCCAGGCTTGAAAACCGAACCAGGCAAATAATTTTAAACTGGGTTGATTATGAGCGAAAATAAAACTAACTAACGTCTTTAAACCTAAATTAGGACTTTCTTGAATGGCTTTTTCTAAAAGTTGTTTTCCCAAACCACGTCCTTGAAAATCTGGGGAAATATAAATACTAATTTCCGCGGTAGAATAATAGGCTGGTCTACCGTAGAATGATTGGAAACTCAACCATCCAGCAATTACACCCTCTGTTTCCACTACCCATAGGGGACGTTGTGAGGGGACTCGTCCTTGAAACCAAGCTAAACGACTTTCCACAGACACAGGTTCTAAGTCAGCGGTAGCCATGCGACTAGGAACAGCAGCGTTGTAAATGGCGACAATGGCGGGTAAATCAGATTCTAGGGCATGGCGGATCATCATTGCGGCTATTTGGGCAAAATTCTTGATAAAATCTTTCCAAATAATACAGCGTTAAGAGGCTATTTATTCGATAGTTTTATCTTAAAACCGAACTTTGTACAACTCGAATAATTCTCCTAATTGTCTTTTGACTATTTTAGCACCCCCAGCTTTAATGGTTTTTTCCCATTCTGTAACAGTTTCTAGAAATACCTCTGCACCCAAATAGGTTTCTAGTACAGCCCAATCTTCAGCTAAAGGCTGTTCTGAATTAAGAATATCAAATACAAAATGTCCCCCTGGTTTCAATACTCGTTTGACTTCCACCAAGACAGCTTGCCAATATTCTAGAGGAAAATAGCAACTAAATCCTGTAGCAATGACTAAATCAAATTGACTTTGATCATAGTTTAAATGGTGAGCCGGTCCTAATTCTACACCTTTGAATAATTTTGAGTTTAACTGTGAACCACGGGAGTTAAGACCATCTCTTGCTATATTACTAATTTCTTGCCCATAAAAGAATGCTTGCCAATCTCTCCAAGGATAGATTAAAAAACTGACACCGCAACCAATATCTAAACAATGTTCGTTTTTTTGAGGTTGAGCAATTTCCCAAAATGGTGAAACTATTCTCTCACTTAATCTGCCATTAATCCATTCTCGAAATATTGGCATTGCTTCTACTTCGTCGGGAACTGCAAATTTCTGATTTTGATATTGGTGATTAAAGCGATATGCTATTTGTCCTATTCTCTCTTGCCATTTATCTGAGGAATAGCTATTTCTTTTATAAGAATTAGAAGGCAAATTTTTAGACATTAATTATTTTTGTCAGTTGTCAGTTGTCAGTAGGGGCGAAGCATTTGGAAGATAAATTATCAGTCATTGCCAAAAATAGTTCTCCAAATGCTTCGCCCGTACAGTTGTTAGTTGTTATTAAGCTTTTGCTAATAAAGGTGCAGCAGCTAAGAGGGTTTGGGTGTAGGGATGTTGAGGATGAGCAAAAATTTGCTTAGTCTGTCCTAATTCAACTATTTTACCACCATTCATTACGGCAATGCGATCGCACAAAAACCGCGCTAACCACAAATCATGGGTAATGAACAAATAGGTTAATTTAAATTCATCTTTTAGTTGTAACATCAAATCGAGAACTTGTGTTTGCACACTGGCATCTAACATACTCACTGGTTCATCACATATTACCAGTTTTGGCTTAGTAATTAAAGCCCTGGCTATAGCTACCCGTTGTTGTTGTCCTCCAGATAAATCGGCGGGATAACGGTGATAATAGAGTTCTGCTGGGGTTAAACCCACTTTTTCCAACATCCATAAAACCTGTTCTTTAGCTTTTACAACAATATCCATATTA is a window encoding:
- a CDS encoding GNAT family N-acetyltransferase; protein product: MMIRHALESDLPAIVAIYNAAVPSRMATADLEPVSVESRLAWFQGRVPSQRPLWVVETEGVIAGWLSFQSFYGRPAYYSTAEISIYISPDFQGRGLGKQLLEKAIQESPNLGLKTLVSFIFAHNQPSLKLFAWFGFQAWGNLPKIADLDGVERDLIILGLRVM
- a CDS encoding class I SAM-dependent methyltransferase; its protein translation is MSKNLPSNSYKRNSYSSDKWQERIGQIAYRFNHQYQNQKFAVPDEVEAMPIFREWINGRLSERIVSPFWEIAQPQKNEHCLDIGCGVSFLIYPWRDWQAFFYGQEISNIARDGLNSRGSQLNSKLFKGVELGPAHHLNYDQSQFDLVIATGFSCYFPLEYWQAVLVEVKRVLKPGGHFVFDILNSEQPLAEDWAVLETYLGAEVFLETVTEWEKTIKAGGAKIVKRQLGELFELYKVRF